Proteins encoded in a region of the Methanobrevibacter millerae genome:
- a CDS encoding signal peptidase I codes for MVDYKEIASYIIILAIVLIAAQHLNVVVSGSMEPVFYRGDIVVIEKADFLGLHEFDRKSVEKGDIVVYDAKWFNQPVIHRIIDIKEINGTTMYEIKGDNNNRSDPYYVTSDQIESRVLKWGDKPIVIPWIGNISLWLRGL; via the coding sequence ATGGTAGATTACAAAGAGATTGCATCATACATCATAATTCTTGCAATTGTTTTAATCGCCGCCCAACACTTGAATGTCGTTGTTTCAGGAAGTATGGAGCCTGTATTCTATAGAGGAGATATAGTAGTAATAGAAAAGGCAGATTTCCTTGGATTGCATGAATTCGACCGAAAAAGTGTTGAAAAAGGAGATATTGTTGTTTATGATGCAAAATGGTTTAACCAGCCGGTCATTCACAGAATCATTGATATAAAAGAGATAAATGGAACGACGATGTATGAGATAAAAGGAGACAATAACAACCGGTCAGACCCATACTATGTAACTTCAGACCAAATCGAGTCAAGAGTGCTTAAATGGGGAGATAAGCCTATCGTAATTCCATGGATTGGTAACATTTCATTGTGGTTAAGAGGATTATAA
- the hemL gene encoding glutamate-1-semialdehyde 2,1-aminomutase, with protein sequence MTEELFNESKKYFPGGVNSPVRAFKPYPFFVKSAGGCKITDSEENTYIDHCLAYGPLILGHANPKVVREVSNQLTIGTAYGAPTENEIKLAREVVDRIPCAEMVRFCNSGTEATMSAIRLARGFTGRDKIIKFEGAYHGAHDYVLVKGGSGAACLPDSAGIPTDTTKNTLSVPFNDEEALSEMIEKEGENIACLIMEVVMGNVGCIEPKPGFLEFVRKITEENDIILIFDEVITGFRASRGGAQQYYGVTPDLTTLGKIVGGGLPMGAFCGKREIMELIAPQGPVYQAGTFSGNPISVQAGLSTLSQLDDKFYKDLERKGNFLRGNIESIIDDEQYNIQCVGLASMFQIYLNPAEVYNYADAQKSDTESFLRYFRALLKEGVFIPPSQFECNFISSAHSMADLQDTSDAIEIALAVAFNKKNKY encoded by the coding sequence ATGACTGAAGAATTATTTAATGAATCTAAAAAATACTTCCCAGGAGGAGTTAATTCACCGGTACGTGCATTCAAGCCTTATCCATTTTTTGTTAAGAGTGCTGGTGGTTGTAAGATAACAGATAGTGAAGAAAATACGTATATTGACCACTGTCTGGCTTACGGTCCGTTAATACTTGGACATGCAAACCCTAAAGTTGTACGTGAAGTTTCCAATCAGTTAACTATCGGTACGGCATACGGTGCTCCGACTGAAAATGAAATTAAACTTGCCCGCGAAGTTGTTGACAGGATACCTTGTGCTGAAATGGTCAGATTCTGTAACAGCGGAACCGAAGCTACCATGAGTGCAATAAGATTAGCCCGTGGCTTTACAGGTCGCGACAAAATCATCAAGTTTGAAGGAGCATATCACGGAGCTCACGATTATGTTTTGGTTAAAGGAGGATCCGGTGCAGCATGCTTGCCTGATTCCGCCGGTATTCCAACAGACACAACAAAAAATACATTATCAGTTCCATTTAATGATGAGGAAGCCTTAAGTGAAATGATTGAAAAGGAAGGTGAAAACATTGCATGCCTGATAATGGAAGTGGTTATGGGTAATGTTGGATGTATTGAACCAAAACCTGGATTTTTAGAGTTTGTACGTAAAATAACTGAAGAAAATGATATAATATTAATATTTGATGAAGTTATTACCGGTTTTAGAGCTTCCAGAGGTGGTGCTCAGCAATATTATGGAGTCACTCCAGATTTGACAACATTGGGAAAAATTGTCGGTGGAGGTCTTCCAATGGGCGCTTTCTGTGGTAAAAGAGAAATTATGGAATTGATAGCTCCGCAAGGACCGGTTTATCAAGCAGGAACGTTTAGTGGTAACCCAATTTCTGTCCAAGCAGGATTATCTACACTATCACAATTGGATGATAAATTCTATAAAGACTTAGAAAGGAAAGGAAATTTCCTGAGAGGAAACATTGAATCAATAATCGATGATGAGCAATACAATATTCAATGTGTAGGACTTGCATCAATGTTTCAGATTTATTTGAATCCTGCTGAAGTTTATAATTATGCTGACGCTCAAAAGTCTGATACTGAAAGCTTTTTAAGATACTTTAGAGCTTTATTAAAAGAAGGCGTGTTCATACCACCTAGCCAATTTGAATGTAACTTTATTTCAAGTGCACACAGCATGGCAGATTTGCAGGACACCTCCGATGCAATTGAAATTGCACTGGCTGTGGCATTCAACAAGAAAAATAAATATTAA
- a CDS encoding cobalt-precorrin-8 methylmutase, which produces MTDQMFMGASTKQGYDIATKSREIIRGLIGDEIKDLKPAEKDIVERIVHSTADPEYAKLVHISDDFVDVAMKSLRNNETILTDINMVKYGITRYDGEVECYIKNEEVKKIAKEHQITRAAAAIRYASENDFEGIVVSGNAPTAVFEAMDLYEKGEINLKAIVGVPVGFVGAADSKEALRNSNIPNVITEGPKGGTPIAVACVNSLIQHL; this is translated from the coding sequence ATGACAGACCAAATGTTTATGGGTGCATCAACTAAACAAGGTTATGATATCGCTACTAAAAGTAGAGAGATTATCCGAGGCCTTATTGGTGATGAAATTAAAGATTTGAAACCTGCTGAAAAAGACATCGTTGAGCGTATCGTTCACTCAACTGCAGACCCAGAATATGCAAAGCTTGTTCATATAAGCGATGATTTTGTTGATGTTGCGATGAAGTCATTGAGAAATAACGAAACAATTTTAACTGACATTAACATGGTTAAATATGGAATAACCCGTTATGATGGTGAAGTTGAATGTTATATCAAAAATGAAGAAGTTAAGAAAATAGCTAAAGAGCATCAAATAACCAGGGCTGCTGCAGCAATCAGATATGCCAGCGAAAATGACTTTGAAGGTATTGTCGTTTCCGGAAATGCTCCAACAGCTGTTTTTGAAGCAATGGATTTATATGAAAAAGGTGAAATTAATCTTAAAGCAATAGTTGGAGTTCCTGTCGGATTTGTTGGAGCTGCTGATTCTAAAGAAGCTTTAAGAAATTCAAATATCCCTAATGTCATTACCGAAGGCCCTAAAGGTGGAACACCTATAGCAGTTGCTTGTGTAAACTCATTAATCCAACATTTATAA